From a single Calothrix sp. NIES-2098 genomic region:
- a CDS encoding TPR repeat-containing protein, with protein sequence MNPNVDDWDNDLPPEPEEVYQDLVRALKRKSGFGLFFVQCTPVESDRLIAKLPQDIPQKHIEVLRLVEAIDNLYQRVAEFVKDKQVDILLIKGLEYSLYKYEKRTFGEITEGQFRNLTSVPHILNHLNQQRERFRDDFAFRFVFLLRSFSIKYFIHRAPDFFDWRSGVFELPTTPELVEQESTRLILEGDYEEYLKLSQEQKIEKVLEMQDLLAEKHQTEDNKVSLQFELGNLLYTVKEYEAAIAAYEQAIKIKPDYHEAWYNKGYALSALGRKEDAIAAYEQAIKIKPDLHEAWYNKGNALSALGRKEDAIAAYEQAIKIKPDLHEAWYNKGNALSALGRKEDAIAAYEQAIKIKPDYHEAWYNKGNALSALGRKEDAIAAYEQVIKIKPDYHEAWYNKGNALDDLGRFEDAIAAYEQAIKIKPDLHEAWYNKGNALDDLGRFEDAIAAYEQAIKIKPDKHEAWNNKGNALSALGRFEDAIVCFDKALTIQPDNFNAWGTRGYILQNLGRYEEALASHEKALEIQPDDPNTWYNKACCYALQGNIEQALENLQQAINLNPEKYKGLAKTDSDFDSIWNDERFQALIQA encoded by the coding sequence ATGAACCCAAATGTAGATGATTGGGATAATGATTTACCCCCAGAACCAGAAGAAGTATATCAAGACTTAGTTCGCGCCCTGAAGCGGAAATCAGGCTTTGGCTTGTTTTTTGTGCAATGTACACCTGTGGAATCAGACCGATTAATTGCTAAACTTCCACAGGATATTCCCCAGAAGCATATAGAAGTTTTGCGCTTAGTTGAAGCGATTGATAATTTATATCAGCGAGTGGCTGAATTTGTTAAAGACAAGCAAGTTGATATTTTATTAATTAAAGGTCTGGAATATTCTTTATATAAGTATGAAAAAAGAACTTTTGGGGAAATCACTGAAGGACAATTTCGTAATTTAACCAGCGTGCCGCATATTTTAAATCACTTAAACCAACAGCGAGAAAGGTTTAGAGATGATTTTGCATTTCGCTTTGTTTTTCTTTTGCGGTCATTTTCAATCAAATATTTTATCCACCGCGCCCCAGATTTTTTTGATTGGCGTTCTGGAGTATTTGAATTACCAACTACACCAGAATTAGTAGAACAAGAATCAACTCGGTTGATATTAGAGGGAGACTATGAGGAATATCTAAAACTTAGCCAAGAACAGAAAATTGAAAAAGTCTTAGAAATGCAAGACTTGTTGGCAGAAAAACATCAGACAGAAGATAATAAGGTAAGTTTACAATTTGAACTGGGAAATTTGCTGTATACAGTAAAAGAATACGAAGCAGCGATCGCCGCCTACGAACAAGCGATTAAAATTAAACCTGATTATCACGAAGCTTGGTACAACAAAGGCTATGCGCTGTCTGCTTTAGGACGCAAGGAAGATGCGATCGCCGCCTACGAACAAGCGATTAAAATTAAACCTGATTTACACGAAGCTTGGTACAACAAAGGCAATGCGCTGTCTGCTTTAGGACGCAAGGAAGATGCGATCGCCGCCTACGAACAAGCGATTAAAATTAAACCTGATTTACACGAAGCTTGGTACAACAAAGGCAATGCGCTGTCTGCTTTAGGACGCAAGGAAGATGCGATCGCCGCCTACGAACAAGCGATTAAAATTAAACCTGATTATCACGAAGCTTGGTACAACAAAGGCAATGCGCTGTCTGCTTTAGGACGCAAGGAAGATGCGATCGCCGCCTACGAACAAGTGATTAAAATTAAACCTGATTATCACGAAGCTTGGTACAACAAAGGCAATGCGCTGGATGATTTAGGACGCTTTGAAGATGCGATCGCCGCCTACGAACAAGCGATTAAAATTAAACCTGATTTACACGAAGCTTGGTACAACAAAGGCAATGCGCTGGATGATTTAGGACGCTTTGAAGATGCGATCGCCGCCTACGAACAAGCGATTAAAATTAAACCTGATAAACACGAAGCTTGGAACAACAAAGGCAATGCGCTGTCTGCTTTAGGACGCTTTGAAGATGCGATCGTATGCTTTGACAAAGCACTAACAATTCAACCTGATAACTTCAATGCTTGGGGAACTCGTGGCTACATATTGCAAAATTTGGGGCGTTATGAAGAAGCACTTGCATCTCATGAAAAAGCTTTAGAAATTCAACCTGATGACCCTAATACTTGGTACAACAAAGCTTGCTGTTATGCCCTTCAAGGTAATATTGAGCAGGCATTAGAAAATCTACAACAAGCAATTAATCTAAATCCTGAAAAGTACAAGGGATTGGCAAAAACTGACTCTGATTTTGACAGCATTTGGAATGATGAGCGCTTTCAAGCATTGATTCAAGCATAG
- a CDS encoding 4-hydroxythreonine-4-phosphate dehydrogenase, with amino-acid sequence MYQVNQNPIVNSASQNRPRLALTLGDPAGIGPEVILKALADPDVSQNFDVTVVGNLDLLIQTHTKLTSNDNVSFLANPAELSVIDVPLPREIKDEIIIGTGNQASGAASFAYMEYAIAQTLAGKFDGIVTAPIAKSAWKAAGYNYPGQTELLAEKSGVERFGMLFVARSPYTGWTLRTLLATTHIPLRQVADTLTPQLLTKKLDLLVECLEKDFGIEKAKIAIAGLNPHSGEQGQLGTEEIDWLIPWLEQERHNRPNLQLEGPIPPDTMWVKPGQAWYGNTHIQNPADGYLALYHDQGLIPVKLMAFDRAVNTTIGLPFVRTSPDHGTAFDIAGKGIADATSMEAAIELAAELVSQRLITKLNNPSN; translated from the coding sequence ATGTATCAAGTTAATCAAAACCCGATAGTAAATTCAGCTTCACAAAATCGCCCACGCTTGGCGCTGACATTAGGAGATCCGGCGGGAATTGGGCCAGAGGTGATTTTAAAAGCTTTGGCAGATCCGGATGTGAGTCAAAATTTTGATGTGACAGTGGTAGGGAATTTAGATTTATTAATCCAGACTCATACAAAATTGACTTCTAATGATAATGTCAGTTTCTTGGCAAATCCAGCTGAATTGTCAGTGATTGATGTGCCATTGCCTAGGGAAATTAAAGATGAAATTATTATTGGCACAGGTAATCAGGCGAGTGGTGCGGCTAGTTTTGCTTATATGGAATATGCGATCGCCCAAACACTAGCTGGTAAATTTGATGGTATCGTCACTGCCCCGATCGCTAAATCGGCTTGGAAAGCTGCGGGGTACAATTATCCAGGGCAAACAGAACTTTTAGCAGAAAAATCTGGTGTTGAGCGCTTTGGGATGTTATTTGTGGCGCGATCGCCTTACACTGGTTGGACACTCCGCACTTTGCTGGCGACTACACATATACCTTTGCGTCAAGTAGCTGATACCTTAACACCACAGTTACTCACCAAAAAGCTGGATTTGTTGGTGGAGTGTTTAGAAAAAGATTTTGGCATAGAAAAAGCGAAAATTGCGATCGCGGGTTTAAATCCCCACAGTGGCGAACAGGGACAACTAGGAACCGAAGAAATAGATTGGTTAATTCCCTGGTTAGAACAAGAACGCCATAATCGCCCCAATTTACAACTAGAGGGGCCAATACCACCAGATACGATGTGGGTTAAACCGGGTCAAGCTTGGTATGGTAATACTCATATTCAAAACCCAGCGGATGGCTATCTGGCACTTTATCACGACCAAGGCTTAATACCTGTAAAGTTGATGGCATTTGACCGAGCAGTTAATACTACGATAGGTTTGCCTTTTGTCAGAACTTCACCGGATCATGGGACAGCTTTTGATATTGCGGGTAAGGGAATTGCTGATGCTACGAGTATGGAAGCAGCAATTGAGTTGGCGGCTGAGTTGGTGAGTCAAAGGCTAATTACAAAGTTGAACAACCCGTCAAACTAA
- the petM gene encoding cytochrome b6/f complex subunit PetM — protein MGGEILNTALLAFSLIFVGWAIGALLLKIQGVEE, from the coding sequence ATGGGTGGCGAAATTTTAAATACAGCTCTGTTGGCCTTCAGTTTAATCTTCGTGGGTTGGGCCATAGGCGCTTTGTTACTGAAAATTCAGGGTGTAGAAGAATAA
- a CDS encoding NmrA family protein: MTLLIVGATGTLGRQVARRAIDEGYKVRCLVRSTKKAAFLKEWGAELVSGDLCYPQTLPSALEGVTAIIDAATSRPTDSLSIKQVDWDGKVALIQAAKAAGVERFIFFSILEADKYPEVPLMEIKRCTELFLAESGLNYTILRLAGFLQGLIGQYGIPILENQPVWVTGESSPVAYMDTQDIAKFAIRALSVPETEKQTFPVVGTRAWSAEEIISVCERLSGKEARVTRMPLNLLRTVQRFLRFFQWGWNVADRLAFTEVLASGKPLNAPMDDVYQVFGLDPQQTTTLESYLQEYFSRIMKKLKELDYEKNKAKKQKSKKTPFKQPSKINGQESRVNGQ; the protein is encoded by the coding sequence ATGACATTATTAATCGTCGGTGCCACTGGCACCTTAGGAAGACAAGTGGCTCGTCGTGCTATCGATGAGGGGTATAAGGTACGCTGTCTTGTCCGGAGTACCAAAAAAGCTGCTTTTCTCAAAGAATGGGGTGCAGAACTCGTATCAGGAGATTTATGTTATCCCCAAACCCTTCCCAGTGCCCTCGAAGGTGTAACGGCAATCATTGATGCGGCCACATCTCGTCCCACAGATTCACTGAGTATCAAACAAGTCGATTGGGATGGCAAGGTAGCATTGATCCAAGCAGCGAAGGCGGCGGGTGTAGAGCGTTTTATCTTCTTTTCTATACTGGAAGCCGATAAATACCCAGAAGTACCCTTAATGGAAATTAAGCGGTGTACAGAACTATTTCTCGCTGAGTCTGGCTTGAATTATACCATCTTACGTCTAGCTGGCTTTCTCCAAGGGTTAATTGGTCAATACGGAATTCCAATTTTAGAAAACCAGCCAGTTTGGGTAACTGGAGAGTCTTCTCCGGTGGCGTACATGGATACCCAAGATATTGCTAAGTTTGCGATTCGGGCGTTGAGCGTACCGGAAACAGAGAAACAAACGTTTCCTGTAGTAGGTACTCGTGCTTGGAGTGCAGAAGAAATCATTAGTGTGTGCGAACGCCTCTCTGGTAAAGAAGCCAGAGTGACACGAATGCCGCTAAATTTACTGCGTACTGTGCAGCGTTTTCTCCGGTTTTTCCAATGGGGATGGAATGTCGCAGACAGACTAGCATTTACAGAAGTTCTAGCCAGTGGTAAACCCTTAAATGCCCCAATGGATGACGTATACCAAGTCTTTGGTTTAGATCCGCAACAAACCACTACTCTAGAAAGCTATCTGCAAGAGTATTTCAGCCGAATTATGAAAAAGCTGAAAGAGCTAGACTATGAGAAAAATAAAGCTAAAAAACAGAAGTCTAAAAAAACACCGTTTAAACAGCCTTCAAAAATTAATGGTCAAGAGTCAAGGGTAAATGGTCAATAG
- a CDS encoding ATP-NAD/AcoX kinase, with protein MPKAGIIYNDLKPIASRVAIELKDKLTAAGWNVCITTSIGGILGYSNPESPVCHTPIDGLTPPGFDSEMEFAVVLGGDGTVLAASRQVAPYGIPLLTVNTGHMGFLTEAYLNQLPQAMEQVMAGEYEIEERAMLTVKVLRGETVLWEALCLNEMVLHREPLTSMCHFEIAVGRHAPVDIAADGVIVSTPTGSTAYSLSAGGPVVTPGIPALQLVPICPHSLASRALVFPDTEPVNIYPVNIPRLVMVVDGNGGCYVLSEDRVYLERSQYSARFIRLQPPEFFRILREKLGWGLPHIAKPTSVELP; from the coding sequence GTGCCGAAAGCAGGCATTATCTACAATGACCTTAAACCGATAGCAAGTCGCGTTGCTATCGAACTAAAAGACAAGCTAACCGCTGCCGGTTGGAATGTATGCATCACAACTAGTATTGGTGGGATATTGGGCTACTCTAATCCAGAGAGTCCTGTATGCCACACCCCAATTGATGGGCTGACGCCACCTGGGTTTGACTCAGAGATGGAATTTGCCGTGGTTTTAGGGGGAGACGGCACTGTTTTAGCAGCGTCTCGTCAAGTAGCTCCCTACGGTATTCCACTGTTAACAGTGAATACCGGTCACATGGGGTTTTTAACGGAAGCTTATCTCAATCAACTGCCTCAAGCGATGGAGCAGGTGATGGCGGGTGAGTATGAAATTGAAGAACGAGCTATGCTCACCGTCAAAGTGCTGCGGGGAGAAACAGTGCTTTGGGAAGCACTCTGTCTCAATGAAATGGTGTTGCATCGCGAGCCATTGACCTCTATGTGCCATTTTGAAATTGCCGTAGGGCGTCACGCACCAGTTGATATTGCTGCGGATGGTGTGATTGTTTCCACACCAACTGGTTCAACAGCTTACTCCTTAAGTGCTGGTGGCCCAGTTGTCACTCCAGGTATACCTGCTTTGCAACTAGTGCCTATTTGTCCTCATTCCTTGGCTTCTAGAGCATTAGTGTTTCCGGATACCGAGCCAGTAAACATTTACCCAGTCAATATTCCGCGGCTGGTGATGGTAGTAGATGGTAATGGGGGGTGTTATGTGCTTTCAGAGGATCGGGTATATTTAGAGCGATCGCAATATAGTGCCAGGTTTATTCGCCTGCAACCACCAGAATTCTTTCGGATTTTGCGAGAAAAATTAGGCTGGGGTCTGCCCCATATTGCCAAACCCACTTCGGTAGAATTACCTTAG
- a CDS encoding two component transcriptional regulator, which produces MTNAQSPCVLVIETDESLANQLSFDLQEAGYESILAHDASSGLQYSRDRQPALIVLDRMLAGESGLSLCKNLRNAGMRSPVLVLMARDTVDDRVACLEAGADDYILKPYRSEDFLKLIRLYLKPDIDTTEQLRFGDLVLDIGTRRAIHNGRVIDLTMKEFELLKFLMEHPREVLTREQILENVWGYDFMGESNVIEVYIRYLRLKIEDEGQKRLIQTVRGVGYVLRES; this is translated from the coding sequence ATGACAAATGCTCAAAGTCCTTGTGTTTTGGTAATTGAAACCGATGAAAGCCTAGCCAATCAGCTTTCCTTCGATTTGCAAGAGGCTGGCTATGAATCTATTTTGGCTCATGATGCCAGCAGCGGTTTACAATACAGTCGCGATCGCCAACCTGCTTTAATTGTTCTAGACAGAATGCTGGCAGGCGAATCAGGACTCTCATTGTGCAAAAATCTGAGAAATGCTGGTATGCGCTCTCCGGTACTCGTACTGATGGCGCGGGATACAGTTGACGACCGCGTAGCTTGTTTAGAAGCTGGAGCTGATGACTATATTCTCAAGCCCTATCGCTCAGAAGACTTTTTAAAGTTGATTCGTCTCTACTTAAAACCCGATATCGATACCACAGAACAATTACGTTTTGGAGATTTGGTTTTAGATATAGGTACTCGTCGTGCTATACATAACGGACGGGTAATTGACTTAACCATGAAGGAATTTGAACTTTTAAAATTCTTAATGGAACATCCTCGCGAAGTTTTAACCCGCGAACAAATTCTCGAAAATGTTTGGGGTTACGACTTTATGGGTGAATCAAACGTCATTGAAGTATACATTCGCTATTTGCGTCTCAAAATTGAAGACGAAGGTCAAAAGCGTCTGATTCAAACAGTAAGAGGCGTAGGTTACGTTTTAAGAGAATCCTAG